A single region of the Actinomycetota bacterium genome encodes:
- the proS gene encoding proline--tRNA ligase — protein sequence MANEAVLTPQGEDFPQWYQDVVARAELAETGPARGSMVIRPWAYAIWELMQADMDRRIKATGVQNAYFPLFIPMSFLEKEKEHVEGFSPELAVVTHGGGEQLAEPLVVRPTSETVINHLFAKWIQSHRDLPLLINQWANIVRWELRPRLFLRTTEFLWQEGHTAHATYEEAQAETMLALEVYRAFMEDTLACAVVTGEKSAAERFAGADRTYTCEGLMRDGKALQMGTSHNLGHNFARAFDIQYLSSEGKREYVATTSWGSSTRMLGGVIMTHGDDHGLRLPPAIAPHQVVLLPLAEGEVSQTVDKLAEQLRGEGVRTHVDRRFHLSFGRRSVDWELKGVPVRVELGPRELAAGQVTLVRRDTRSKDPVPIDGVAAAAGDLLDELQRGLHAESLAYREAHTYPVDDLAELRERVGAGGFYRLAWCGSPDCEAALGEGTGAT from the coding sequence GTGGCCAACGAGGCCGTGCTCACCCCCCAGGGGGAGGACTTCCCCCAGTGGTACCAGGACGTCGTCGCCCGGGCCGAGCTTGCCGAGACCGGCCCGGCCCGGGGGAGCATGGTCATCCGGCCGTGGGCGTACGCCATCTGGGAGCTCATGCAGGCGGACATGGACCGGCGGATCAAGGCCACCGGGGTCCAGAACGCCTACTTCCCCCTGTTCATCCCCATGAGCTTCCTGGAGAAGGAGAAGGAGCACGTCGAGGGGTTCTCGCCCGAGCTGGCGGTGGTCACCCACGGCGGCGGGGAGCAGCTGGCCGAGCCGCTGGTGGTCCGGCCGACCTCCGAGACGGTCATCAACCACCTGTTCGCCAAGTGGATCCAGTCCCACCGTGACCTGCCGCTGCTGATCAACCAGTGGGCCAACATCGTCCGCTGGGAGCTGCGGCCGCGGCTGTTCCTGCGCACCACCGAGTTCCTCTGGCAGGAGGGCCACACCGCCCACGCCACCTACGAGGAGGCCCAGGCCGAGACCATGCTCGCCCTCGAGGTGTACCGGGCGTTCATGGAGGACACCCTGGCCTGCGCGGTGGTGACGGGGGAGAAGTCGGCCGCCGAGCGGTTCGCCGGCGCCGACCGCACCTACACCTGCGAGGGCCTGATGCGAGACGGCAAGGCCCTCCAGATGGGGACCAGCCACAACCTGGGCCACAACTTCGCCCGCGCCTTCGACATCCAGTACCTGTCGTCCGAGGGCAAGCGGGAGTACGTGGCCACCACCTCCTGGGGCAGCTCCACCCGCATGCTCGGCGGGGTGATCATGACCCACGGCGACGACCACGGGCTGCGCCTGCCCCCGGCCATCGCCCCGCATCAGGTGGTGCTGCTCCCCCTGGCCGAGGGCGAGGTCTCCCAGACCGTCGACAAGCTCGCCGAGCAGCTGCGCGGCGAGGGAGTCCGCACCCACGTCGACCGCCGCTTCCACCTGTCGTTCGGCCGCCGCTCGGTCGACTGGGAGCTGAAGGGCGTCCCCGTCCGGGTCGAGCTGGGCCCCCGCGAGCTCGCCGCCGGCCAGGTCACCCTGGTCCGCCGCGACACCCGTTCCAAGGACCCGGTCCCGATCGACGGGGTGGCGGCCGCGGCCGGCGACCTGCTCGACGAACTCCAGCGCGGCCTCCACGCCGAGTCGCTGGCCTACCGCGAGGCCCACACCTACCCGGTCGACGACCTCGCCGAGCTCCGAGAGCGGGTCGGCGCCGGCGGGTTCTACCGCCTGGCCTGGTGCGGCTCCCCGGACTGCGAGGCCGCCCTTGGCGAGGGCACCGGGGCCACCAT
- a CDS encoding tetratricopeptide repeat protein codes for MSDLVYDVTEATFQAEVLERSKTVPVLVDFWADWCGPCHALAPVLERAVERHGGEVVLARVDVDQNQRLAMAFQVQGIPAVKAFAGGRLVDEFVGAQPAQVVERFVESLLPSEADRAAAAAAELDPAQAAARWREVLEEDPDNVAARAGLADLALREGRPAEAIEVLGPVEHDPEVAVLLASARLAAEAADPGSRFAAAAGQAADGQADPALATLLAAVREGPGETRDKARGLMLDVFRLLGDDHPLTARYRKDLTRALF; via the coding sequence ATGAGCGATCTTGTCTATGACGTGACCGAAGCCACCTTCCAGGCCGAGGTGCTGGAACGGTCCAAGACGGTGCCCGTGCTGGTCGACTTCTGGGCCGACTGGTGCGGCCCCTGCCATGCCCTGGCGCCGGTGCTGGAGCGGGCCGTCGAGCGCCACGGCGGCGAGGTCGTCCTGGCCCGGGTGGACGTCGACCAGAACCAGCGCCTGGCCATGGCCTTCCAGGTCCAGGGCATCCCGGCGGTCAAGGCGTTCGCCGGCGGCCGCCTGGTCGACGAGTTCGTCGGCGCCCAGCCGGCGCAGGTGGTCGAGCGGTTCGTCGAGTCCCTGCTGCCCAGCGAGGCCGACCGGGCCGCCGCGGCCGCGGCCGAGCTCGACCCCGCCCAGGCCGCCGCCCGCTGGCGCGAGGTCCTCGAGGAGGACCCCGACAACGTCGCCGCCCGGGCCGGCCTGGCCGACCTGGCCCTGCGCGAGGGCCGCCCGGCCGAGGCGATCGAAGTCCTCGGCCCGGTGGAGCACGACCCCGAGGTCGCCGTGCTGCTGGCCAGCGCCCGCCTGGCCGCCGAGGCCGCCGATCCCGGCTCCCGCTTCGCCGCCGCCGCCGGCCAGGCCGCCGACGGCCAGGCCGACCCCGCCCTGGCCACCCTCCTGGCCGCCGTCCGCGAGGGCCCGGGCGAGACCCGCGACAAGGCCCGCGGCCTGATGCTGGATGTCTTCCGCCTCCTCGGCGACGACCATCCGCTCACCGCCCGGTATCGCAAGGACCTGACAAGGGCGTTGTTCTAG
- a CDS encoding DinB family protein has product MSARDPGTGTDRAGRLLAAAGRIRASAVVLPDGALTDPDPESGERWDRGQVLAHVAEMLPYWAQQAELIAAGRQTEFGRVSSDPDRIAAIERDRREDPQRLLGRVDEGVAVVLALLDRLDAQAMARTGHHQTLGDMTVAEIVDRFAVAHLEEHADQLDPPAPG; this is encoded by the coding sequence GTGAGCGCCCGGGACCCGGGTACCGGGACCGATCGGGCCGGGCGGCTGCTGGCCGCGGCCGGGCGGATCCGGGCCAGCGCCGTGGTCCTGCCCGACGGCGCCCTGACCGACCCCGACCCGGAGTCGGGGGAGCGCTGGGACCGGGGCCAGGTCCTGGCCCACGTGGCCGAGATGCTGCCCTACTGGGCCCAGCAGGCCGAGCTGATCGCCGCCGGCCGCCAGACCGAGTTCGGCCGGGTCTCCTCCGACCCGGACCGGATCGCGGCCATCGAGCGCGACCGCCGCGAGGACCCTCAGCGGCTCCTCGGCCGGGTCGACGAGGGCGTCGCCGTGGTCCTGGCCCTGCTCGACCGCCTCGACGCCCAGGCCATGGCCCGCACCGGCCACCACCAGACCCTCGGCGACATGACGGTGGCCGAGATCGTCGACCGGTTCGCCGTCGCCCATCTGGAGGAGCACGCCGACCAGCTCGACCCGCCCGCGCCGGGCTGA